Proteins encoded within one genomic window of Deltaproteobacteria bacterium:
- a CDS encoding PIN domain-containing protein, translating to MAEQILIDTGPIVAVLIAKDRYHYWAREQFSLLPPPLMTCEAVLSEAQFLVHNFGGASVTVLEMVEKGVLKLTFGVAAELDRLRKLQQTYRNVPMSLADACLVRMAELHPRSRVFTIDSDFRIYRRHGRQVIPVLMPPMR from the coding sequence GTGGCCGAGCAGATACTCATTGACACCGGTCCGATCGTTGCGGTCCTCATCGCGAAGGATCGATATCACTACTGGGCAAGAGAACAATTTTCGTTGCTGCCACCACCTTTGATGACGTGCGAAGCTGTATTGTCAGAGGCACAGTTCTTAGTGCACAACTTTGGGGGTGCTTCCGTGACCGTCCTAGAGATGGTTGAGAAAGGGGTATTGAAGCTGACCTTTGGCGTAGCAGCGGAACTTGACCGCCTACGTAAACTCCAGCAAACGTACCGCAACGTGCCGATGTCCCTGGCTGATGCTTGCCTTGTACGGATGGCCGAGTTGCATCCACGGAGTCGGGTCTTCACGATTGACTCGGATTTTCGCATCTATCGACGGCATGGCCGGCAAGTGATTCCTGTATTGATGCCGCCGATGAGATAG